In Desulfosporosinus sp. Sb-LF, the following are encoded in one genomic region:
- a CDS encoding AtpZ/AtpI family protein — protein sequence MASNQKSWQKAVATGSTIATMLAGLVGGGFFSGRYLDAHWGTHPWLTISMMLLGLALGASYLVVTLKEFGASDD from the coding sequence ATGGCGAGTAACCAAAAATCGTGGCAGAAAGCAGTCGCGACTGGGTCGACTATTGCAACAATGCTTGCGGGGTTAGTCGGAGGGGGATTCTTCTCGGGACGTTATTTGGATGCCCACTGGGGAACTCATCCATGGTTAACGATTAGTATGATGTTACTTGGTCTGGCGCTGGGGGCTAGTTATCTTGTAGTTACTTTAAAGGAATTTGGAGCGTCCGATGATTAG
- the wecB gene encoding UDP-N-acetylglucosamine 2-epimerase (non-hydrolyzing) has product MNQKKVMVVFGTRPEAIKMAPVIQALRQQDSILCQVTVTAQHREMLDQVLKLFKVVPDFDLNLMRQGQTLTEITTRALSGLREVIQRALPDLVLVHGDTTTTFVAALAAFYAQIPVGHVEAGLRTGNKYSPFPEEMNRKLASVLTDFHFAPTETAKNNLLLEGVPLDKIFVTGNTVIDALLATVKSEYSFENDIQTIIRDRKNSRMILVTTHRRENLGEPMRQIYQALQSTLEMFPDTYVIFPVHKNPKVRKVVTEILGSHPRVNLVEPMDYEPFVNLMARSHLILTDSGGIQEEAPSLGKPVLVVRDTTERPEAVAAGTVSLVGTEFQGVFSELKRLLGDEEAYNTMATTSNPYGDGQAANQIAQIIAGKKVWR; this is encoded by the coding sequence ATGAATCAAAAAAAGGTGATGGTGGTGTTTGGTACACGCCCGGAAGCAATAAAAATGGCTCCGGTAATCCAAGCACTGCGACAGCAGGACTCAATTCTCTGTCAGGTTACTGTGACAGCTCAGCACCGTGAGATGTTAGATCAGGTTTTGAAGTTGTTCAAAGTGGTCCCCGATTTTGATCTTAACCTAATGAGGCAGGGGCAAACGTTAACGGAAATCACAACTCGGGCACTTAGCGGGCTCCGGGAGGTTATCCAACGTGCACTTCCCGACCTTGTTTTGGTACATGGTGACACGACGACCACATTTGTTGCTGCACTTGCAGCCTTTTATGCGCAAATCCCGGTTGGACATGTTGAAGCTGGACTGCGTACCGGAAATAAATATTCCCCCTTTCCAGAAGAAATGAATCGAAAGTTAGCAAGTGTTTTGACGGATTTCCACTTCGCCCCAACTGAAACGGCAAAAAATAATCTCTTACTCGAAGGTGTACCCTTAGATAAGATCTTTGTGACAGGAAACACAGTCATTGATGCTCTGTTAGCCACCGTGAAATCTGAATACAGTTTTGAAAATGACATTCAAACGATCATTAGAGATAGGAAAAATTCCAGGATGATTCTAGTTACGACTCATCGAAGAGAGAATCTTGGCGAACCGATGCGCCAGATATATCAAGCTTTGCAGAGCACACTGGAAATGTTTCCAGACACCTATGTTATTTTCCCTGTCCATAAAAATCCTAAGGTACGGAAAGTTGTCACTGAGATATTGGGATCGCATCCTAGAGTTAATTTAGTGGAACCGATGGACTATGAACCATTTGTAAATCTGATGGCACGTTCGCATTTGATCTTAACCGACTCGGGAGGAATCCAAGAAGAAGCCCCGTCCCTTGGCAAACCAGTTCTAGTCGTCCGGGACACTACCGAACGCCCCGAAGCAGTAGCAGCAGGGACAGTCTCACTCGTGGGGACAGAATTTCAAGGTGTCTTTTCGGAACTTAAGCGTCTTCTAGGCGACGAGGAGGCCTATAACACAATGGCTACGACCAGTAATCCTTATGGAGACGGCCAAGCGGCTAATCAGATTGCGCAAATTATTGCAGGAAAAAAAGTGTGGAGATAA